Proteins from a genomic interval of Xylocopa sonorina isolate GNS202 chromosome 6, iyXylSono1_principal, whole genome shotgun sequence:
- the LOC143424826 gene encoding 40-kDa huntingtin-associated protein has protein sequence MSHLNQRQTMGDSLDFLSKYHSISNKLKKRFLRKPNVAEASDQFGTLANECEQKELWQYAGLCSLAAARCQGTLENIFSELNFLVKAGREFLVADKKDKDIGCPSIGQENIQAAISCFGHALARCHNQSGFNTMSAGLALELALALGPTPAGTQQLCKAIDIFPTTKAINTLVSYHIKQGDYVSALQILNDFVEFIESYINAGARGNYSIILHRCEVTRVLLLLILQPSPQRLAPSLAQVLEKYAWVEETTDNDFNMSEDELLLLQSLVLACQSHDYQALLDLEGELWLYLNAEQKELLHKLIQVLTTQ, from the exons atgtcacatttaaatcAAAGGCAAACAATGGGAGATTCGTTAGATTTTTTATCAAAATATCATAGTATATCTAATAAACTGAAAAA gAGATTCTTACGGAAACCGAATGTTGCAGAAGCAAGTGATCAATTTG GGACGCtggcaaatgaatgtgaacaaaAAGAGTTATGGCAGTATGCAGGCTTGTGTTCATTAGCTGCAGCCAGATGCCAAGGAACACTTGAGAACATTTTTTCAGAGTTAAACTTTTTAGTAAAAGCTGGCAGAGAATTCCTTGTGGCTGATAAAAAAGATAAAGATATAGGATGTCCTTCTATAGGGCAGGAAAATATACAG GCTGCAATAAGTTGTTTCGGTCATGCTTTAGCACGTTGTCACAATCAGTCAGGATTCAATACAATGTCGGCTGGATTAGCACTAGAATTAGCGTTAGCTTTGGGTCCTACTCCTGCTGGTACACAACAATTATGTAAAGCTATTGATATATTTCCTACTACAAAGGCAATCAATACATTGGTGTCTTACCATATCAAGCAAG GTGATTATGTATCTGCTTTACAAATTTTGAATGACTTTGTTGAATTTATTGAAAGTTATATTAATGCTGGAGCCAGGGGCAATTATAGTATTATATTACACAG GTGTGAAGTGACTAGAGTACTATTGTTACTTATACTTCAACCATCACCACAAAGATTAGCACCTTCTTTAGCACAGGTTTTGGAGAAGTATGCATGGGTGGAAGAAACTACAGATAATG ATTTTAATATGAGCGAAGATGAACTGTTACTGTTACAATCTTTGGTATTAGCGTGCCAATCACATGATTATCAAGCACTACTGGATTTAGAAGGTGAATTGTGGCTCTATCTAAATGCTGAACAGAAGGAGTTGTTACACAAATTAATTCAAGTATTAACAACACAATAA